A region of Candidatus Bathyarchaeia archaeon DNA encodes the following proteins:
- the nrdD gene encoding anaerobic ribonucleoside-triphosphate reductase, whose amino-acid sequence MPPSSKRTGTRVLKAVSSSLRLNILKLLFDRGPLSYTEIMKLLKLSPTKDAGRFAYHLKVLLSMDLIEPDVESKKYVLTDIGKSLVDFASRLEERASRRRMLVRTSRLAIEPFDRNKIAESLVREAGVPSDLAQKISREAEERLLKLDTKYLTAPLIREFVNALLIERGLEEYRHKLTRLGLPVYDVTQLIKFMSSLSANVEAIRLAAGNRVIEEYTLLNTLPRDIADAHLSGALNLNNLACWVLKMDSFVHDLRFFLKYGLVFKEQYSDYTPIQPPKSLRAALNLVTNILRLASAEVSYEQGLEHFNVFLAPFIRGLSRDEIKDEIALFISSVNLTVPIGVSIGIETSMPEFLSEYKAIGPGGDVLEAYRDFAEESLTLASLIIEALSEICKSKVMFNPSLIVKIRPESLSSSEGESILYNAHSLATYGLPYFANMFSEVEERASYLATGERFSDDWRRDWELDTIRVGCVGSVTVNLPRAFYESRGNREVFFGNIYDFLEKAIRALEIKYLTIRQRAYEGLLPFLHYGGRRDPYCRLNNSLFLISVAGLNETVKLATGNAIYEGDGPLKFAEELSSYLMKTTSDFSKRREMRCALSLILDSEASRRMAALDVEHYGLAEVNVSGTKDKPYYSDLSSLLYAADIPLEKYLSIEERLHPFFSGSHLIKIPVEEHTPEELLSLSKKIVGSFKIPLYAFDTAVVYCSNCHKTLRGDRSKCPICGSTGAITKFIRESTRYKVVFY is encoded by the coding sequence TTGCCTCCATCAAGTAAAAGAACCGGCACTAGAGTCCTAAAGGCTGTATCGTCAAGTCTAAGATTAAACATACTTAAATTGCTGTTTGATAGGGGCCCCCTATCCTACACGGAGATCATGAAGCTTTTAAAGCTGAGCCCAACCAAGGATGCTGGTAGGTTTGCCTATCATCTTAAGGTTCTTTTAAGTATGGATCTCATAGAGCCTGATGTGGAATCGAAAAAATACGTGTTAACCGATATAGGTAAGTCTCTAGTTGATTTCGCAAGCCGGCTTGAGGAGAGAGCCTCTAGGAGAAGGATGCTTGTAAGAACATCACGTTTGGCAATTGAACCTTTCGACAGGAATAAAATCGCTGAGTCATTGGTTAGGGAGGCAGGGGTCCCATCGGATTTAGCCCAAAAAATATCTAGGGAGGCTGAAGAGCGTTTACTTAAGCTCGACACAAAGTACTTGACGGCCCCATTAATTAGGGAGTTTGTGAATGCGCTTCTCATAGAACGCGGCCTAGAGGAATATAGGCATAAGCTGACGCGTCTGGGGCTTCCGGTTTACGATGTGACGCAACTGATAAAGTTTATGAGTTCGCTGTCTGCGAATGTTGAAGCTATACGTTTAGCAGCCGGTAACCGCGTTATTGAAGAATACACGCTTTTAAACACGCTTCCAAGGGATATTGCGGATGCGCATCTCTCAGGCGCATTAAACTTAAACAATCTCGCGTGCTGGGTTCTAAAGATGGATAGCTTCGTGCATGACTTAAGGTTCTTTCTAAAGTATGGCCTAGTGTTTAAGGAGCAGTACTCTGATTACACGCCTATTCAGCCGCCTAAAAGCTTAAGGGCAGCGCTAAATCTTGTGACGAACATTCTGAGGCTTGCATCCGCGGAAGTATCGTATGAGCAGGGCTTAGAGCACTTCAACGTTTTCTTGGCGCCGTTCATTAGAGGCTTATCGAGGGATGAGATTAAAGATGAAATTGCGCTCTTTATCTCCTCAGTTAATTTAACTGTTCCGATAGGGGTGTCAATAGGCATCGAGACGAGTATGCCTGAATTCTTATCCGAATATAAGGCTATAGGTCCGGGGGGAGACGTCCTTGAAGCCTATCGCGATTTCGCTGAGGAGAGCTTAACTTTAGCGTCGCTGATCATTGAGGCCTTAAGCGAAATATGTAAGTCTAAAGTCATGTTTAATCCCAGCCTAATAGTTAAGATCCGTCCTGAAAGCTTGAGCTCCAGTGAGGGGGAAAGCATTCTCTATAATGCTCATTCGCTTGCGACCTACGGTCTCCCATACTTCGCAAACATGTTTTCTGAGGTTGAGGAGAGGGCGTCTTACCTAGCTACTGGGGAAAGGTTTTCAGACGATTGGAGAAGGGATTGGGAGCTCGACACCATTCGGGTTGGATGCGTGGGCAGCGTCACAGTTAATCTTCCAAGAGCCTTCTACGAGTCTAGGGGCAATAGGGAAGTTTTCTTCGGCAACATATACGATTTTCTGGAAAAAGCTATTAGAGCGCTGGAGATAAAGTATTTAACGATAAGGCAACGCGCATATGAGGGTTTACTGCCATTCCTACACTATGGCGGGAGAAGAGACCCGTATTGCAGGCTAAATAATTCGCTTTTTCTGATAAGCGTAGCTGGGTTGAATGAGACCGTTAAGCTGGCAACTGGAAACGCGATTTATGAGGGGGATGGACCGCTAAAATTCGCCGAGGAATTGTCCTCGTACCTCATGAAGACTACCAGCGATTTCTCGAAGAGAAGAGAGATGCGCTGCGCTTTATCCCTAATATTGGATAGCGAGGCTTCAAGGAGGATGGCGGCTTTAGATGTAGAGCATTATGGTTTAGCTGAAGTGAATGTTAGCGGCACTAAAGACAAGCCGTATTACAGCGACTTAAGCAGTCTACTGTATGCCGCCGACATCCCGCTAGAAAAATACCTAAGCATAGAGGAGCGGCTACATCCATTCTTCTCTGGAAGCCACCTCATTAAAATACCGGTGGAGGAGCATACCCCAGAAGAACTATTATCACTGTCAAAGAAAATTGTAGGAAGCTTCAAAATACCGCTGTACGCTTTCGACACAGCAGTCGTATACTGCAGTAACTGCCATAAAACCTTACGCGGAGACCGGTCAAAATGCCCCATATGCGGGTCAACAGGCGCAATAACAAAGTTCATCCGCGAATCCACAAGATATAAAGTAGTTTTTTACTAG
- a CDS encoding AAA family ATPase, with product MPLTEAFIPSRLLHREGQLRELERCLKPILRGSLIENVFLVGPPGTGKTTLVKWVLESYFKEISCYINCWKYRSTHEVLKEVLLSFQIPVHGREPTGELIDKIENLAKKKRLIICLDEVDQLEDFDVLYILSRNRFGLILASTRYHALINLPSRIKSSLALTEIEFPAYKPDELYDILKDRVQFSFKPNSISNELIRIISVMAEGDARVGLEILRRAGKKAEDKGLSKVTIEEVKQAAKEARRLKASFFLSKLNEHQKIIYEILGKKKRMPSGLLYREYCKMVKNPVVDRAYRNYMKKMVDMGLVKVEGFGRWKVYEIIS from the coding sequence ATGCCTTTAACAGAAGCTTTCATTCCAAGCAGGCTTTTGCATAGAGAAGGACAGCTGAGAGAGTTGGAGAGATGTCTTAAGCCTATTTTGAGAGGAAGTTTAATAGAAAATGTTTTTCTCGTTGGCCCTCCGGGTACTGGTAAAACAACTTTGGTGAAATGGGTTCTTGAAAGCTATTTCAAAGAGATTTCATGCTACATTAACTGCTGGAAGTATAGGAGCACGCATGAAGTCTTAAAGGAAGTTTTGCTTAGCTTTCAGATTCCAGTGCATGGGAGAGAGCCGACAGGCGAACTCATAGATAAAATTGAGAATCTAGCTAAGAAAAAGAGGCTTATAATATGCTTAGATGAGGTTGATCAACTAGAAGACTTTGATGTTCTCTACATTCTTTCAAGGAACAGGTTTGGATTAATTCTTGCTTCAACAAGATACCATGCTCTAATAAATTTACCGTCGAGGATTAAGAGCAGCTTGGCGCTGACTGAAATAGAGTTTCCAGCATACAAGCCAGATGAGCTTTACGATATTTTAAAAGATAGGGTTCAGTTCTCCTTCAAGCCCAATTCAATAAGCAATGAATTAATTAGAATAATTTCTGTCATGGCTGAGGGAGACGCAAGAGTTGGGCTTGAAATCTTGAGAAGGGCGGGAAAGAAGGCTGAGGATAAAGGCTTAAGTAAAGTTACGATCGAAGAGGTTAAGCAGGCTGCAAAGGAAGCAAGAAGGCTGAAGGCTTCTTTCTTCCTCTCAAAGCTGAATGAGCATCAGAAGATAATTTACGAAATACTTGGAAAAAAGAAGAGAATGCCATCAGGCCTACTTTACAGAGAATATTGCAAGATGGTTAAAAACCCTGTTGTTGACAGAGCCTACAGAAATTACATGAAGAAGATGGTTGATATGGGATTGGTAAAAGTTGAGGGATTTGGAAGATGGAAAGTTTATGAAATAATTAGCTAG
- a CDS encoding site-specific integrase: protein MFFEEILKLDEEWKNSEYVSVQRWLRSLQRKGSLSTMKAYFKLLAWFVQFVNLSPDDFIKLPKDEIVEMVQAFCDKWSDEGKKSTALNAMKALRSFLKANKFKVEELDLDASYKAMKRPEYVPTKEEVYKMASVCDLKWRAIILCLFQSGLRNSALRALTYGMLKDQIESGVIPIRVHVTSELRNVLPDACKEDVDYWTFFGAEASEALRQYINWRKEKYGGIQDDELLFPSESRSLSLHERLREPISQWHLTRIVKKAAKKAGIKGWRNVRAHSLRKTFRAVLDMGYVDGGQMAEDDKEYLMGHRLPGAKAPYHNANVELLAQRYMRLNWAPAGQMTKEARIEMIKAFAKTLGIENIEVKIQKVREKQPELDEMEALGRIIREELGIKPLESRIVKRRNEDTDCDEKPYRSKIIEEKELVQHVEEGWEIVRELRNGKFLIRKQNH from the coding sequence ATGTTCTTCGAGGAGATACTTAAGCTAGATGAAGAATGGAAGAATTCTGAGTATGTTAGCGTTCAACGTTGGTTAAGGAGCTTGCAGCGTAAGGGCTCTCTCTCAACGATGAAGGCTTACTTTAAGCTTTTAGCCTGGTTTGTTCAGTTTGTGAATCTTTCTCCGGATGATTTCATTAAGTTGCCTAAGGATGAGATTGTTGAGATGGTTCAGGCTTTCTGTGACAAGTGGAGTGATGAGGGTAAGAAGAGTACAGCTTTGAATGCTATGAAGGCCCTGCGGAGCTTTTTAAAGGCTAACAAGTTTAAGGTTGAGGAGCTTGATCTCGACGCTTCCTACAAAGCCATGAAGAGGCCTGAGTATGTGCCGACTAAAGAGGAAGTGTATAAGATGGCTTCTGTTTGCGACTTGAAGTGGAGGGCGATAATCCTCTGCCTCTTTCAGTCTGGGCTTAGGAATAGTGCTTTGAGGGCTTTGACTTATGGCATGCTGAAGGATCAGATAGAAAGCGGTGTTATCCCCATAAGGGTTCATGTTACAAGTGAGTTGAGGAATGTTCTTCCAGACGCTTGTAAAGAGGATGTTGACTACTGGACTTTCTTTGGTGCTGAGGCTTCAGAGGCCCTTAGACAATACATTAATTGGAGAAAGGAGAAGTATGGTGGAATCCAAGATGATGAGCTCCTCTTCCCATCTGAATCTAGAAGCTTAAGCTTACATGAGAGGCTTAGGGAGCCTATAAGCCAATGGCATTTAACTAGAATCGTGAAGAAGGCTGCGAAAAAAGCTGGAATAAAGGGGTGGAGGAATGTGAGAGCCCACTCTTTAAGGAAAACCTTCAGAGCTGTTCTTGACATGGGATATGTTGATGGGGGGCAGATGGCTGAAGACGACAAGGAATACCTGATGGGACATAGGCTTCCAGGAGCAAAGGCACCATACCATAACGCTAACGTAGAATTGCTAGCTCAAAGATATATGAGGCTCAATTGGGCGCCAGCCGGCCAAATGACGAAGGAAGCGAGGATTGAGATGATAAAGGCTTTCGCGAAAACTCTTGGAATAGAGAATATTGAGGTGAAAATTCAGAAGGTTCGTGAAAAGCAGCCTGAGCTGGATGAAATGGAGGCCTTAGGAAGAATCATTAGGGAAGAGTTGGGAATAAAACCTTTAGAATCAAGGATTGTCAAGCGTAGGAACGAAGATACAGATTGCGATGAAAAGCCATATAGAAGTAAAATAATCGAAGAGAAAGAACTTGTTCAGCATGTAGAGGAAGGCTGGGAAATAGTAAGAGAATTAAGAAATGGAAAGTTTCTGATCAGAAAACAGAATCATTGA
- a CDS encoding DNA-binding protein, whose amino-acid sequence MKYLARMAQGGRIFVVRLRPDADLLPALRDIAQKEDLKAGVILSAAGLLRKAHLRNCKSFPKEYPITDANRAFIVLEKPLEILGLSGIIYTVKGAQEVHAHATLSYVEDGEVKVVGGHLLDGCIVFGFAEIVIMELAKIDMEKRFDSETKTLQLFVEE is encoded by the coding sequence TTGAAATACTTAGCAAGAATGGCGCAGGGTGGAAGAATATTTGTTGTAAGGCTTAGACCCGACGCGGATTTATTACCCGCGTTAAGAGATATCGCCCAGAAAGAAGATCTTAAAGCCGGGGTAATATTGTCTGCCGCCGGTCTTCTGAGAAAGGCGCATCTTCGCAACTGCAAGTCTTTTCCCAAGGAGTATCCGATAACGGACGCTAACAGAGCTTTCATCGTATTAGAGAAGCCGCTTGAAATACTGGGGCTTTCCGGCATAATTTACACGGTTAAAGGCGCACAGGAGGTTCATGCACACGCTACGCTATCGTATGTTGAGGATGGAGAAGTGAAAGTTGTAGGCGGCCACCTTCTGGACGGATGCATTGTCTTCGGTTTCGCCGAAATAGTAATTATGGAGCTCGCAAAGATAGATATGGAGAAAAGATTCGACAGCGAGACTAAGACGCTTCAGCTATTCGTGGAAGAATAG
- a CDS encoding PIG-L deacetylase family protein, with protein sequence MTAAPFELLERLSWDEAYDAIVKTRRKMVENALENARKILCIQSHPDDMDIAAGGTVAWLKEKGAEVTYVIMTDGCMGTMDPTLYPEKLAEVRRGEQEEAARILGVDHLIWMDYRDSELRADLETRSRLITIVRRFRPDIIFTVDPWLTYEIHPDHRATGMLAAEASMFSGLAYINPQDLREGLTPHNVNFVAFYWSRKPNTYVNVTKYIDAKLKAISAHRSQFPGDNLDKFLEIIKMYMRFMGKKIGVDYAEPFKILPVGSLHCDIFAEDI encoded by the coding sequence ATGACGGCTGCGCCTTTTGAGTTGCTGGAGCGATTATCGTGGGATGAAGCCTATGACGCTATTGTTAAGACTAGGCGTAAGATGGTTGAGAATGCCTTAGAGAACGCTAGGAAGATTTTATGCATACAGTCTCATCCTGATGACATGGATATAGCTGCTGGCGGAACTGTAGCATGGTTGAAGGAGAAGGGGGCTGAAGTAACCTACGTGATTATGACAGATGGATGTATGGGTACAATGGATCCTACGCTTTATCCCGAAAAGCTGGCTGAGGTTAGAAGGGGGGAGCAGGAAGAAGCCGCTAGGATCCTTGGCGTAGATCATCTCATTTGGATGGATTACAGGGATAGTGAACTCAGAGCCGATTTGGAGACTAGGAGTAGACTCATAACGATAGTGAGAAGGTTTAGGCCGGACATCATATTCACTGTTGACCCATGGCTCACATACGAAATTCACCCGGATCATAGGGCTACAGGCATGCTTGCAGCGGAAGCATCAATGTTCTCGGGACTAGCATATATTAACCCGCAGGATTTAAGGGAGGGATTAACACCCCACAATGTAAATTTCGTAGCGTTCTACTGGAGTAGGAAGCCTAACACGTACGTGAATGTAACAAAGTATATCGATGCTAAGCTTAAAGCGATCTCAGCCCACAGAAGCCAGTTTCCGGGAGATAATTTAGACAAGTTTCTAGAGATAATTAAAATGTACATGAGGTTTATGGGTAAAAAGATAGGCGTAGATTACGCCGAACCCTTCAAGATTCTACCGGTTGGAAGCCTGCACTGCGACATATTCGCCGAAGATATTTAA
- a CDS encoding AAA family ATPase, producing MHREKEKVELTNNLKNFINTFICGPCGSGKTTLVKHVIHNLNKKVSVAYVDCSIFQTTYSILKEILPRSEFVLYRSNYELIKELLKYAKERKFAVCFDNFEKLKEKDLIARLMSLNLCVILISDNEENISLLSESVRSNIPSIIRLQAYTTEQSFDILKDRAEKALAKGSYTDAVIKKIAEKIKGNLALGINTLKVSALKAESENKNAIEESDVQINNDCPIKLNQDEKVLLKILEERKSLPASRLYDFYIQSTRHPKSERSFRNYMESLCSKNLVRAIGEKKGRIYEIVGVNVKSNA from the coding sequence TTGCATAGAGAAAAGGAAAAGGTAGAATTAACAAATAATCTTAAAAATTTCATAAATACTTTTATTTGTGGACCCTGCGGTTCTGGAAAAACAACTTTAGTTAAGCACGTAATACATAATCTTAACAAGAAAGTAAGTGTTGCATATGTGGATTGCTCTATATTCCAAACTACTTACAGTATACTAAAGGAGATTCTTCCAAGAAGTGAGTTCGTTCTTTATAGAAGCAACTATGAGCTAATCAAAGAACTCTTGAAATACGCTAAGGAAAGAAAGTTTGCTGTTTGCTTCGATAACTTTGAAAAATTGAAGGAAAAAGATCTAATCGCAAGGCTAATGAGCCTAAACCTTTGTGTTATTTTGATTTCAGATAATGAAGAGAACATTTCTCTCTTAAGTGAAAGCGTTAGGTCAAACATCCCAAGCATCATAAGACTTCAAGCTTATACAACTGAGCAAAGCTTCGATATTCTTAAAGATAGAGCAGAGAAAGCGTTAGCCAAGGGGAGCTATACAGATGCAGTAATTAAGAAAATTGCTGAGAAAATTAAGGGTAATCTCGCTTTAGGAATCAACACGTTAAAAGTTTCCGCTCTAAAAGCTGAAAGCGAAAACAAGAATGCGATAGAAGAATCTGATGTTCAAATCAATAATGATTGCCCAATAAAGTTAAATCAGGATGAGAAAGTCCTTTTGAAAATCTTAGAAGAGCGGAAGAGCTTACCAGCGAGTAGATTATACGACTTCTACATTCAGAGTACAAGACATCCGAAAAGTGAGAGGTCTTTCAGAAATTACATGGAGAGCTTATGTTCAAAAAATTTAGTCAGAGCGATTGGGGAGAAGAAGGGAAGGATCTACGAAATCGTTGGTGTTAATGTTAAGAGTAATGCTTGA
- a CDS encoding site-specific integrase, giving the protein MSKRNRKMLQDFASFLIASGISKGRVAKYLSHLLSISKLLNKDLDKIEKEELIKVVGEIEGSEKYTAWTKHDYKVTLKKFYKWLLGEQEGRNFTDWFKVTVKNNNKTLPEELLTPSDIEKLASASTNLRDKAFVLALYESGARIGEFLPIKIKQIEFDKHGALLTLHGKTGSRKIRLITSVPALIQWLDSHPYKSDKEAFVWIKMKFNDGNEMITYAEACKILRELAKKANLNKPVNPHHFRHSRATELAKHLTEAQLCEYMGWVQGSDEASTYVHLSQRDIESAILKMHGIKVEEEREVEFKPIVCPRCRRENSPGSKFCSLCGLALDLKTAIELDSKMEVITDLFVEMLEDPKSRRVIIKEALRKGLKDKLKGL; this is encoded by the coding sequence TTGAGCAAGAGAAATAGGAAGATGCTTCAAGATTTCGCTAGCTTTTTGATAGCTTCTGGCATATCAAAAGGGAGGGTTGCAAAATATCTCAGCCATCTTCTTAGCATATCAAAGCTTCTCAATAAAGACTTGGATAAGATTGAAAAAGAAGAGTTGATAAAGGTTGTTGGTGAAATAGAAGGAAGTGAAAAATATACGGCTTGGACTAAGCATGATTACAAAGTAACTTTAAAGAAGTTTTATAAGTGGCTGTTGGGAGAGCAGGAAGGAAGAAATTTTACAGATTGGTTTAAAGTAACAGTTAAAAATAATAACAAAACGCTGCCTGAGGAACTTTTAACACCAAGCGATATTGAGAAGCTAGCTTCAGCTTCCACCAATTTGAGGGATAAAGCCTTTGTTTTAGCTTTATATGAGTCTGGAGCTAGAATCGGCGAATTCCTGCCGATAAAAATCAAGCAGATAGAGTTTGATAAGCATGGTGCTCTACTAACTCTTCATGGGAAAACTGGCTCTAGGAAGATTAGGCTGATAACTTCTGTCCCAGCTTTAATTCAATGGCTTGACTCACATCCATATAAAAGCGATAAAGAAGCGTTTGTTTGGATTAAGATGAAGTTTAATGATGGAAATGAAATGATAACTTATGCTGAAGCATGCAAGATTTTAAGGGAACTTGCTAAAAAAGCAAATTTGAATAAGCCTGTTAATCCGCATCATTTTCGCCACTCAAGAGCTACTGAGCTGGCTAAGCATTTGACTGAAGCTCAACTTTGCGAATACATGGGGTGGGTTCAAGGAAGTGATGAAGCCTCAACTTACGTTCATTTAAGCCAAAGAGATATAGAGTCAGCGATACTGAAAATGCATGGGATTAAGGTTGAAGAAGAGAGGGAAGTAGAGTTTAAACCCATAGTCTGCCCAAGATGTAGGAGAGAAAACTCTCCAGGCAGCAAGTTTTGCTCTTTATGTGGATTAGCCTTAGACTTAAAGACTGCAATTGAGCTTGACTCTAAGATGGAGGTTATAACAGATTTGTTCGTGGAAATGCTTGAAGACCCTAAAAGCAGGAGGGTGATAATTAAGGAAGCGTTGAGAAAAGGGTTAAAGGATAAGCTAAAGGGACTATAA
- a CDS encoding winged helix-turn-helix domain-containing protein, producing the protein MEELRRMLKIYSVLDNDYRLNILFTIADEPDISFNDIARKTGIEKGLLAYHLGVLKHVGLVEIEYSKRSKKITKYKLTDEGKRVLEKLKLAEKPANL; encoded by the coding sequence ATGGAAGAATTAAGAAGAATGCTCAAAATATATAGCGTATTAGACAACGATTACAGACTTAACATTCTGTTTACCATAGCTGATGAGCCAGATATATCTTTCAACGATATTGCGAGAAAAACTGGGATTGAAAAAGGACTTTTGGCTTATCACCTTGGAGTATTAAAACATGTGGGCTTAGTTGAGATAGAATATTCAAAGAGGAGCAAGAAAATAACGAAGTATAAGCTTACAGATGAGGGAAAGAGAGTTCTGGAAAAGCTGAAGTTAGCAGAAAAACCTGCTAATTTATAG
- a CDS encoding 3-hydroxyacyl-CoA dehydrogenase family protein: MGERKVACVGVGLIGHSWATLFAWKRCSVTLYDVNRAQLENALERIKNNLLLLAKHDILKDDVNEVLKRIEVKSDLSAAVAEADYIQESVVESYEVKKHVFREISEFCKPEAIIASSTSSLRMTEIQKAAINPERCVVAHPWNPPHLMPLVEIIPGEATCREVVEWTRKFMVSLGKVTVVQKKETIGSIGNRLAAALWREAINLVNEGVADPEEIDKAVSAGPGLRWSIVGPFLSYYLGGGKGGIEYFLSHLGGAMESRWKTLAKWTELSEEMREKIIGGMKSYSILNEKTYEDMVRWRDEKTIQVLKTLYGDVNCQLFFHE; the protein is encoded by the coding sequence GTGGGCGAGAGAAAGGTTGCATGTGTTGGGGTTGGGCTTATAGGTCATAGCTGGGCAACTCTTTTCGCTTGGAAGAGATGCAGCGTAACCTTATATGACGTAAATAGAGCGCAGTTGGAGAACGCTCTAGAGAGGATAAAGAACAACTTGCTTTTACTTGCAAAGCACGATATCCTTAAGGATGATGTTAATGAGGTGCTTAAGAGAATCGAGGTGAAGAGCGATTTATCCGCCGCCGTGGCAGAAGCCGACTATATTCAAGAATCAGTTGTTGAAAGCTACGAAGTTAAAAAACATGTGTTTAGAGAAATAAGCGAGTTCTGTAAGCCAGAGGCGATAATTGCAAGCAGCACCTCCTCGTTAAGAATGACTGAGATTCAGAAAGCAGCCATAAATCCCGAGAGATGCGTAGTTGCCCATCCGTGGAACCCCCCGCACTTAATGCCACTAGTAGAGATAATTCCGGGGGAAGCAACCTGTAGAGAAGTGGTGGAGTGGACGCGAAAATTTATGGTTTCTTTGGGAAAGGTTACCGTTGTACAGAAGAAAGAAACTATTGGAAGCATAGGAAACCGCTTAGCTGCGGCTCTTTGGAGAGAGGCGATAAATCTTGTTAACGAGGGTGTGGCGGATCCTGAAGAAATAGATAAGGCTGTGTCAGCTGGCCCTGGGCTTAGATGGAGCATAGTTGGCCCTTTCCTCAGCTATTATCTAGGTGGCGGTAAGGGCGGTATAGAGTATTTTTTGTCTCATCTTGGAGGGGCTATGGAATCTAGGTGGAAGACTCTGGCTAAATGGACTGAACTCTCGGAGGAAATGAGGGAGAAAATTATCGGGGGAATGAAGAGCTACAGTATACTCAACGAAAAGACTTATGAAGACATGGTTAGGTGGAGGGATGAAAAAACAATTCAGGTCTTAAAGACCCTTTATGGAGACGTTAACTGTCAACTATTCTTCCACGAATAG